The DNA window ACGTTTCGTAGCGCGTCCGGTTCACCTCGGACCCTGAAGGGACTCCAGCGACGACGCACAGGCGGGAGCTGGGAAGGTCCCAGGGGTCCTTCCCAGCTCCCGGCACGCCGCCATCCGCAGTCAGACAACCGGCACGTCGGACTCCCGGTTGGGACCGAGGTGCCGGGCGTACGCGCCGCCGGTGAAGAACGCCGGCAGGTCCTCACCGAATGCGGTGTCCTCGACGATCTGCGCGGCCCGCTCGGCACGGTCCCGGTCGGGACCTTCGCGTCCAGCGGTCAGGGCGGCAAGTTCCTCCGCGAGGATCGACCGGACCAGTTCCTCGGTGACGCAACCGCCGCCGGCCAGCGGAGTGCCGTGGTACAGCCACTGCCAGACCTGGCAGCGGGCGATCTCGGCGGTCGCCGCGTCCTCCATCATGTTCCACAGTGCCACCGCGCCCACGCCGCCGAGCCAGGCGTCGATGTAGTGCAGCGCGACCGCGATGTTGAACCGGAGTCCCTCCGCGGTGACCTGGCCCGGGGTCTTGTCCACGGCCAGCAGGTCGGCGGCGGTGACGCTGACATCGTCGCGAAGTCGATCGAGCTGATTCGGGCGGTCGCCCAGCACCGCGTCGAACTCCTCCCGGCAGGTCTCGACCAGGCCCGGGTGGGCAACCCACGAGCCGTCGAACCCGTCGCCGGCCTCCCGCCGCTTGTCCGCCCGCACCCGGTTGAGGGCGACCTGGTTGACCTCCGGGTCCCGGCTGGGGATGAAGGCGGCCATCCCGCCGATGGCGTGCGCCCCACGCCGGTGACAGGTACGCACGAGCAGTTCGGTGTAGGCGCGCATGAACGGCACCGTCATGGTGACGTCGGATCTGTCGGGCAGGACGAAGTCCGGCCACTGCCCGAAGTTCTTGATCACGCTGAAGATGTAGTCCCACCGCCCGGCGTTCAGTCCCGCCGAGTGCTCGCGCAGCTCGTACAGGATCTCCTCCATCTCGAAGGCGGCGGTGATCGTCTCGATCAGCGTGGTGGCCCGGATGGTGCCGTGCGGCAGGCCGAGATACCGCTGCGCGAAGACGAAGATGTCATTCCACAGCCGCGCCTCCCGGTGGCTCTCCAGCTTCGGCAGGTAGAAGTACGGTCCGGCGCCGGCATCGAGCTGCCTGTGCGCGCAGTGGAACAGGTAGAGCCCGAAGTCGACGAGGCTGGCCGAGATCGGCCGCCCGTCCACCGCGATTCCCTTCTCCACGAGGTGCCAGCCACGCGGCCGGACCACGATGGTGGCCAGCTCGTCGCCGAGGGCGTACCGCCTGCCGCGTGGATCGGTGAAGTCGATCCTCCGGTCGAGGGCGTCGATCAGGTTGAGCTGGCCGCTGATGACGTTGTGCCAGGTTGGCGCGGTGGCGTCCTCGAAGTCGGCGAGCCACACCTTCGCGCCGGAGTTGAGCGCGTTGATGGTCATCTTGCGGTCGGGCGGTCCGGTGATCTCGACCCGCCGGTCGATGAGGCCGGGTGCCGGCGGGGCCACCCGCCAGTTTGGGTCGGCGCGGATGTCGGCGGTCTCCGGGAGGAAGTCGGGCAGCTGGCCGGTGGCGTACCGGTCGCGGCGGGCCCGCCGGGTGTCGAGCAGGGCCACCCGGCGGGCAGCGAACTCGCTGTCCAGCCCGACCAGGAAGGCGAGCGCTTCGGCGGTGAGAACCTCGTCGAACCGCTCGGCCATCGGGCCGATGACCTCGTACCTCATGCGAACTGCTCCTCCTCGGTCGAGCCGCGCAGAGCGGTGGTCTCGGCGACTGGGTTCAACACCGTGCTGATCAGGTCGAAGTAGCCGGTGCCCACCTCGCGCTGGTGCTTGACGGCGGTGTAGCCGGTCGCCTCGGCGGCGAACTCCCGCTCCTGCAGCGCCACGTAGGCGGACATTCCGTCACTGGCGTAGCCACGGGCCAGGTCGAACATCGAGTAGTTGAGGGCGTGGAAGCCGGCCAGGGTGATGAACTGGAACTTGTAACCCATGTGGCCGAGCTCCCGCTGAAACTTGGCGATGGTCGCGTCGTCGAGGTGTTTGCGCCAGTTGAACGACGGCGAGCAGTTGTAGGCGAGCAGCTGGTCCGGGTACTGGTCCTTGATCGCCTCGGCGAAGCGGCGGGCCACCTCCAGGTCCGGCGTGCTGGTCTCCATCCAGAGCAGGTCGGCGTGCGGGGCGTAGGCCAGGCCACGGGCGATGCACGGCTCGACCCCGTTACGCACCCGGTAGAAGCCCTCGGCGGTCCGCTCGCCGGTGACGAACGGCCGGTCCCGTTCGTCCACGTCGGTGGTGAGCAGCGTGGCAGCCTGCGCGTCGGTGCGGGCGATGACCACCGACGGCACGCCGGCGACGTCGGCGGCGAGCCGCGCCGCCTCGAGGGTGCGAATATGCTGGCCGGTGGGGATGAGCACCTTCCCGCCGAGGTGGCCGCACTTCTTCTCGGCGGCGAGCTGGTCTTCCCAGTGCACCCCCGCCGCGCCCGCCGTGATCATCGCGGTCATCAGCTCGTAGGCGTTGAGCGGGCCGCCGAAACCGGCCTCCGCGTCGGCGACGATCGGCGCCAGCCAGTCGGTTCCCCCCGTCTCGCCCTCGGCCGTGGTGATCTGGGCGGCGCGCAGCAGGGCGTTGTTGATCCGGCGCACCACCATGGGCACCGAGTTGGCCGGGTAGAGGCTCTGGTCGGGGTAGGTGTGCCCGGCGAGGTTGGCGTCGGCGGCCACCTGCCATCCGGAGAGGTAGATCGCCTTGAGGCCGGCCCGGACCATCTGCACGGCCTGGTTGCCCGTGAGCGCGCCCAGGGCGTGGATGTAGTCCTCGCTGTGCAGCAGGCGCCACAGCCGGTCCGCCCCGTGCCGGGCGAGGGTGTGCTCCTCCTGGATCGCCCCGCGCAGGCGCACCACGTCCTCCGCGCGGTAGCTGCGCCGCACCCCCCGCCAACGCGGATCGGTCTCCCACTCGGTACGCAACTGCTCAGCTACGTTCTGCATGATGTTGTCCCCTCGGAAGTCGACGACGCCGGCATTCCGGACGCGCCCCCGGTGCGGCGTTGACCCGATGGCCGGTCCCGGCGTGCTGCCAACAGTCACATGGCGCCAACGGCGGGTCGAGGGACGGAACAGGCCAATTTCTGAGAATTTCTTGCGTCATCTTGCGAAGTTGTTAACGGGTATATTCGCATCCTGCCAATGCTGTCCGACCTGCCAACGACCAGCGGGGAGGTGATGGCGATCGCCAAGACCTTCGGCGGCGCCCGGCTGCGCCGGATGCGCGAGGACCGAGCGCTCAGCCAGGCGCACCTGGCGCGCCTGCTGAACATTTCGCCCAGCTACCTCAACCAGATCGAGCACGATGCGCGGCCGCTGACCGTCCCGGTGCTCATCCGCATCACCGAGGTGTTCGGCGTCGACCCGACCACCTTCGCCCCCCGGGACACGCCGAGGCTGGTCGCCGGGTTGCGAGAGGCTCTCCCCGGTCGGACGAGCGTCGCCGATCTCACGGAACTCGCCACCCGGCTGCCTGAGGTCGCGGAGGCGGTCATCGACCTGCATCGCCAGTACCGGCAGGCGGACGAGCAGCTCGCCGAACTGCTGGGCGATCGCGAGGCGATCGGTCACAGCCCCCACGACCAGGTGACCGAGTTCTTCTACCGCCGGCAGAACTACGTACCGGAGCTGGACGAGGCGGCGGAGCGGCTGGCCGCAAGCATCGGACTCCGCCGTGGCGAGGTCGGAGCCGCACTGCAGGACCGGCTGGCCGAGCGGCACGACGTTCACGTGCGCCGCGACGACGCCAGTTCGCTCGGTGACGAACTGCACCGCTACCGCCCGCAGACCCGCACCCTGCACCTGTCGACGTCGCTGCGGGCCGGACAGGAGGCCATGCGGATGGCGGCGCAGATCGCGCTGCTGGAGTTCGCCGACGTGATCGACGAGATCGTGGAGGAGGAACGGTTCGACGACACGCAGACCCAGATCCTCACCCGGGTCGGATTGGCTAACTACTTCGCCGCCGCGCTGATCCTGCCGTACGAGCAGTTCCTGTCGGCGGCAGAGCAGCGCCGGTACGACATCGACCTGCTCACCCAGCATTTCGCGATGGGCTGGGAGACCGTGTGCCACCGGCTCAGCACCCTGCAACGCCCCCGCGCGCGCGGCGTGCCGTTCTCCTTCGTCCGGGTGGACCGGGCTGGCAACATGTCCAAACGCCAGTCCGCCACCGGCTTCCCGTTCTCCAGGACGGGCGGCACCTGCCCGCTGTGGAACGTCTACGAGGCGTTCAGCTCGCCCGGCCGGGTGGTCGTGCAGGTCGCCACGATGCCCGAGGGGCAACGCTACCTGTGGATTGCCCGCACCATCACCCGCCACCACGGCGGCTACAACCAGCCGGGGAAGGTCTACGCGATCGGCCTGGGCTGCGAGACCCGGCACGCCGACCGGCTGGTCTACTCCGCCGGGATGGACCTGCAGGCAGCGGGGGCCGCCACACCGATCGGCCCGGGCTGCAAGACCTGCGAGCGGATGACCTGCCCGCAGCGGGCCGCCCCGCCGATCAGCCGCCGGCTCGACCTGGACGAGAACCGGAGCACCTTCATCCCGTATCCGTTGAAGGACTGAACCGAGCCTGTCGGGCTGGCCTGCTCCGCCTGCGCTACGCGGCGGACGGGCGGATGTGCCGGCTGATCAGCCGCTCCAGTTCGGCTCGCATGTCCAGCGTCGTCGCGACGTCCAGCAGCGCCCTCGCCAGCATCGGTGGCGGCTCCCGGTCGGCCAGCACCAGCCCGACGTGGTGCGCGCGCTCAGGCCGGGCGATCGGAATCAACTGCATTCCGTCCGGAACACCGAAGGCGTGCAGCCACGGCTGCGCGATCACCGTCGACCAGCGGTGGGTCGAGACGTGCGCATAGAGCACCGAGAGGGTGTCGGACTCCAGCTTCGGCAGAATCGTCACCCCGGCCTCGGCGAAGTGCTGGTTGAGGATGCGGCGGTTCTGCATGGTCGGCGGAAGCAGGCACAGCGGCACCTCCGACAACTCGGCCCAGCCGATGCTGTCGCGCCCGGCGAAGGGGCCGCCCTCCGGCGTGAGCAGCAGATAGCGCTCTCGGTAGAGCGGCGCGGTGCGGACCGCGCCCAGGGGCTCACCGTCGATGTAAGTGATCCCCACGTCGAGCTCGAACGCCGCCAGTTGGCGCACGATCTGGCGCGACGACAGCGACTCCACCGCGAGCCGCACCAGCGGGTGGCGGGCGGAGAACGGCTCGGTCAGCAGTGCCACCGCCGTCAGGGCGGTCGGAATCGCCCCGATCCGCAGCACCCCCGACAACGCCCCCCGCATCGCCGACAGGTCATGGCACAGCGCGTCGCGCTCGGCGAGCATCCGACGCGCCGATGCGACGACCCGCTCGCCCTCCGGGGTGAAGCCCTCGAACCGGTGGCCCCGTCGAACGACCTGCACGCCGAGCTCGGTCTCCAGCTTGCGGATCCCCGCCGACAGGGCGGGCTGCGAGACGTGGCACACCTCGGCGGCGCGGGCGAAGTGCCGTACCCGCGCCAGCGCGTCGAGATACTCGAGATAGCGCAGCAGCATGGCCCCGGACTATCCCACCCTCTCCTGCCCTGCCGGTTCCCGCCCCCCGGCGCCCGGCGCCGCAGGCGTCTGCCGGGCCGGCTCGGCCTGCTCCACCAGCACGCGCTCGGCGCCAGCGTAGACGTTCATGCTCGCTCCGCGCAGGAAGCCGACAAGCGTCAGACCCGACTCGACGGCCAGATCGACGGCCAGCGAGGACGGCGCGGAGACCGCGGCCAGCACCGGCACGCCCGCCATCACCGCCTTCTGCACCAGTTCGAAGGAGGCTCGCCCGGACACCATGAGCACGGACCCACGCAGCGGGACCCGCCCGCCCAGCAGGGCCCAGCCCAGCACCTTGTCCACGGCGTTGTGCCGCCCGACGTCCTCCCGGACCACCAGCAGCTGCCCGTCGGCCGTGAACAGCGCCGCAGCGTGCAGCCCACCGGTGGTGTCGAAGACCTGCTGCCCCGCCCGCAGCGCAGCGGGCAGCCCGGCCAGCACCCGGGTGCTGATCCGCACCGGGTCCGCGGCGGGACGGAAGCTGGAGGCCAGCCTCACCGCGTCCAGCGAGGCCTTGCCGCACACCCCGCAGGAGGACGTGGTGTAGAAGTTGCGCTCCACCCCCGGCTCGGGCGGCGCAACCCCGGCCGCGAGCGCGACGTCGAGCACGTTGTAGGTGTTGCGGCCCTCGTCGTCGCGGGACCCGCAGTAGCGGGCGGTGATCACATCGGCCGCGGCACGGATGACGCCCTCGGTGAGCAGGAACCCGTGGGCCAGCTCGACGTCGTGTCCCGGCGTGCGCATCGTCACCGCGAGCGCGCGGGCGCCAACCCGCAGCTCGAAGGGCTCCTCGGCGGCGAGGCTGTCCGGGACGCGGTGGGCGCCGGCCGGGGTGATCCGCAGCACCGGCCTGCGGACCGACAACCTGCCCATCAGCACCCCCCGCCGGGCAGCGCGATCAGCCGTACCAGGCTCTCGCCCGGCCCGACGACCGCAATCGCGTCCGCACCGGCGACGCCGCGCAGCATCGCGCTGCCGACGTGCGTCACCGGCTCCGCGACACCCGCGCGTACCCGGACCGGAATCAGCGTCGTGACGCCGGGACGCCGCGGCAGCCGGGGGCCGTGCGCGGTGCCCAGCGGGGGCGGCGCCGCCCCACGCAGCCCGGCGAGCACCGGTACTGCCAGGGTCAGGAACGCAACGAGAGCGGCCAGCGGGTTGCCGGGCAGCCCGACGACCAGCGTCCCGTCCGGAAGCCTGGCCAACGACTGGGGGTGACCCGGCCGGCAGGCCACGCCGTCGACCAGCAGCTCCGCGCCGAGCCGCTCGAGACACGGGCGCAGGTGGTCGGCCGGTCCGGCCGAAGACGAGCCCGAGACCAGCAGTACCTGGCCGCTGCCTGCCTCCAGCGCGACGGCCAGCGCCCTCTCTGAGTCCGGCAGCCGGGTGAGGCCGGCCGGCTGCCCGCCCGCCCATCCGATCAGCCCGGGCAACATCGGACCGATCGCGTCGCGCACCGCGCCCGGCCCCGGCAGCC is part of the Micromonospora olivasterospora genome and encodes:
- a CDS encoding short-chain fatty acyl-CoA regulator family protein, yielding MLSDLPTTSGEVMAIAKTFGGARLRRMREDRALSQAHLARLLNISPSYLNQIEHDARPLTVPVLIRITEVFGVDPTTFAPRDTPRLVAGLREALPGRTSVADLTELATRLPEVAEAVIDLHRQYRQADEQLAELLGDREAIGHSPHDQVTEFFYRRQNYVPELDEAAERLAASIGLRRGEVGAALQDRLAERHDVHVRRDDASSLGDELHRYRPQTRTLHLSTSLRAGQEAMRMAAQIALLEFADVIDEIVEEERFDDTQTQILTRVGLANYFAAALILPYEQFLSAAEQRRYDIDLLTQHFAMGWETVCHRLSTLQRPRARGVPFSFVRVDRAGNMSKRQSATGFPFSRTGGTCPLWNVYEAFSSPGRVVVQVATMPEGQRYLWIARTITRHHGGYNQPGKVYAIGLGCETRHADRLVYSAGMDLQAAGAATPIGPGCKTCERMTCPQRAAPPISRRLDLDENRSTFIPYPLKD
- the aceA gene encoding isocitrate lyase, which produces MQNVAEQLRTEWETDPRWRGVRRSYRAEDVVRLRGAIQEEHTLARHGADRLWRLLHSEDYIHALGALTGNQAVQMVRAGLKAIYLSGWQVAADANLAGHTYPDQSLYPANSVPMVVRRINNALLRAAQITTAEGETGGTDWLAPIVADAEAGFGGPLNAYELMTAMITAGAAGVHWEDQLAAEKKCGHLGGKVLIPTGQHIRTLEAARLAADVAGVPSVVIARTDAQAATLLTTDVDERDRPFVTGERTAEGFYRVRNGVEPCIARGLAYAPHADLLWMETSTPDLEVARRFAEAIKDQYPDQLLAYNCSPSFNWRKHLDDATIAKFQRELGHMGYKFQFITLAGFHALNYSMFDLARGYASDGMSAYVALQEREFAAEATGYTAVKHQREVGTGYFDLISTVLNPVAETTALRGSTEEEQFA
- a CDS encoding LysR family transcriptional regulator gives rise to the protein MLLRYLEYLDALARVRHFARAAEVCHVSQPALSAGIRKLETELGVQVVRRGHRFEGFTPEGERVVASARRMLAERDALCHDLSAMRGALSGVLRIGAIPTALTAVALLTEPFSARHPLVRLAVESLSSRQIVRQLAAFELDVGITYIDGEPLGAVRTAPLYRERYLLLTPEGGPFAGRDSIGWAELSEVPLCLLPPTMQNRRILNQHFAEAGVTILPKLESDTLSVLYAHVSTHRWSTVIAQPWLHAFGVPDGMQLIPIARPERAHHVGLVLADREPPPMLARALLDVATTLDMRAELERLISRHIRPSAA
- the fdhD gene encoding formate dehydrogenase accessory sulfurtransferase FdhD encodes the protein MGRLSVRRPVLRITPAGAHRVPDSLAAEEPFELRVGARALAVTMRTPGHDVELAHGFLLTEGVIRAAADVITARYCGSRDDEGRNTYNVLDVALAAGVAPPEPGVERNFYTTSSCGVCGKASLDAVRLASSFRPAADPVRISTRVLAGLPAALRAGQQVFDTTGGLHAAALFTADGQLLVVREDVGRHNAVDKVLGWALLGGRVPLRGSVLMVSGRASFELVQKAVMAGVPVLAAVSAPSSLAVDLAVESGLTLVGFLRGASMNVYAGAERVLVEQAEPARQTPAAPGAGGREPAGQERVG
- the aceB gene encoding malate synthase A translates to MRYEVIGPMAERFDEVLTAEALAFLVGLDSEFAARRVALLDTRRARRDRYATGQLPDFLPETADIRADPNWRVAPPAPGLIDRRVEITGPPDRKMTINALNSGAKVWLADFEDATAPTWHNVISGQLNLIDALDRRIDFTDPRGRRYALGDELATIVVRPRGWHLVEKGIAVDGRPISASLVDFGLYLFHCAHRQLDAGAGPYFYLPKLESHREARLWNDIFVFAQRYLGLPHGTIRATTLIETITAAFEMEEILYELREHSAGLNAGRWDYIFSVIKNFGQWPDFVLPDRSDVTMTVPFMRAYTELLVRTCHRRGAHAIGGMAAFIPSRDPEVNQVALNRVRADKRREAGDGFDGSWVAHPGLVETCREEFDAVLGDRPNQLDRLRDDVSVTAADLLAVDKTPGQVTAEGLRFNIAVALHYIDAWLGGVGAVALWNMMEDAATAEIARCQVWQWLYHGTPLAGGGCVTEELVRSILAEELAALTAGREGPDRDRAERAAQIVEDTAFGEDLPAFFTGGAYARHLGPNRESDVPVV
- a CDS encoding molybdopterin molybdotransferase MoeA produces the protein MDGGTVDWNEARALAHSVAEPLAPDRLDPAAAVGTTLARPLLALIDLPSFDRSAMDGYAVRGTPPWTIRGRVDAGQTAGPALRPGEAREVATGAPVPEGTDGVLPYEQALRHEQSVTAAGIAPLGRHVRRAGEECRRGEQLAPVGTRVTPQLAALAAAVGNDLLEVHPRPLVGALLTGDELCSRGLPGPGAVRDAIGPMLPGLIGWAGGQPAGLTRLPDSERALAVALEAGSGQVLLVSGSSSAGPADHLRPCLERLGAELLVDGVACRPGHPQSLARLPDGTLVVGLPGNPLAALVAFLTLAVPVLAGLRGAAPPPLGTAHGPRLPRRPGVTTLIPVRVRAGVAEPVTHVGSAMLRGVAGADAIAVVGPGESLVRLIALPGGGC